Proteins found in one Serinicoccus marinus DSM 15273 genomic segment:
- a CDS encoding metallophosphoesterase family protein, translating to MGNRERIATVTTGLRRTGVVVLLLVLAFTGGIVATQLWPVHTQTRYFAADISVEPRLDSTVRLPTVVGDMEVSFARAVLPAPGLEGQVQVRDEVTDLLRQGQLRTSDLEPSPEELREAIDAGVAQLAWKFAAGALATTVLVMLAYASAHPTRDRYLHAVVASGVATVLAMLVPGGAAYLTYRTDRVTEFRTTSLLSLVEQNTDILAGLDRKADQGAVYVTNLLALSSAMREEFSPDAVEAPAAARFLLVSDIHGMNQYPLMREIVQTQDIDAVIDAGDLLNFGRADEGDLTGIYEGIESLGVPYLYVRGNHDGAFARDEGVLERMAQVPNVVLLEPSEGDLQQATVHGVTITGFNDSRYFNQRSDDYGADQSALAERFREATDGLAPSDVVLTHQPYAADRVGAGAVVINGHMHRRDLTGQHLEVGSFTGGGLVNQFRLPPLTEEAQEAAEEDPETAGELLGNPYSFDILTFGEDCAISSLTRYSYRNLVSGRPQFDDVSLINGRTIQPQPPEGRTCSPDLGVEVQPVEQIIGESEADPTTVEVTPPDDAVVTTLPPADLPEIEDGAGVTQSP from the coding sequence ATGGGCAACCGTGAGCGCATCGCGACAGTCACCACGGGGCTGCGACGCACCGGCGTCGTGGTCCTGCTGCTCGTGCTCGCCTTCACCGGTGGCATCGTGGCGACGCAGCTGTGGCCGGTGCACACGCAGACGCGCTACTTCGCCGCGGACATCTCGGTGGAGCCGCGGCTGGACTCGACGGTGCGACTGCCGACGGTGGTGGGCGACATGGAGGTGTCCTTCGCCCGCGCCGTGCTGCCGGCGCCCGGGCTGGAGGGTCAGGTCCAGGTCCGCGACGAGGTCACCGACCTGCTCCGGCAGGGCCAGCTGCGCACCTCCGACCTCGAGCCCAGCCCGGAGGAGCTGCGGGAGGCGATCGACGCCGGTGTCGCCCAGCTCGCCTGGAAGTTCGCGGCCGGGGCGCTCGCGACCACGGTCCTGGTCATGCTCGCATATGCCTCGGCCCACCCGACCCGCGACCGCTACCTGCACGCGGTGGTCGCCTCAGGCGTCGCGACGGTGCTGGCGATGCTCGTGCCGGGAGGCGCGGCGTACCTGACCTATCGGACCGACCGGGTGACCGAGTTCCGCACCACCAGCCTGCTCTCGCTCGTCGAGCAGAACACTGACATCCTCGCCGGGCTCGACCGCAAGGCCGACCAGGGCGCGGTCTACGTCACCAACCTGCTCGCGCTCTCCTCCGCGATGCGGGAGGAGTTCAGCCCGGACGCGGTCGAGGCGCCCGCTGCGGCGCGCTTCCTGCTCGTGAGCGACATCCACGGGATGAACCAATACCCCCTCATGCGCGAGATCGTGCAGACCCAGGACATCGACGCCGTCATCGACGCCGGGGACCTGCTCAACTTCGGGCGGGCCGACGAGGGCGACCTCACCGGGATCTACGAGGGCATCGAGAGCCTCGGCGTGCCCTACCTCTACGTCCGCGGCAATCATGACGGCGCCTTCGCCCGCGACGAGGGCGTGCTCGAACGGATGGCGCAGGTCCCCAACGTCGTGCTCCTCGAGCCAAGCGAGGGCGACCTGCAGCAGGCCACGGTGCACGGCGTGACGATCACCGGCTTCAACGACAGCCGCTACTTCAACCAGCGCAGCGACGACTACGGGGCCGACCAGAGCGCCCTCGCCGAGCGCTTCCGGGAGGCGACCGACGGGCTGGCGCCGAGCGACGTCGTGCTGACCCACCAGCCGTATGCCGCCGACCGGGTCGGGGCCGGCGCCGTGGTGATCAACGGGCACATGCACCGGCGCGACCTCACCGGGCAGCACCTGGAGGTGGGGTCGTTCACCGGTGGCGGGCTGGTCAACCAGTTCCGGCTGCCGCCGCTGACCGAGGAGGCGCAGGAAGCGGCCGAGGAGGACCCGGAAACCGCCGGCGAGCTCCTGGGCAACCCCTACAGCTTCGACATCCTCACCTTCGGCGAGGACTGCGCGATCAGCAGCCTGACCCGCTACAGCTACCGCAACCTGGTGTCCGGGCGCCCGCAGTTCGACGACGTCAGCCTCATCAACGGGCGGACGATCCAGCCGCAGCCGCCCGAGGGCCGCACCTGCTCGCCCGACCTGGGCGTCGAGGTGCAGCCGGTGGAGCAGATCATCGGCGAGTCCGAGGCCGACCCGACCACCGTCGAGGTCACCCCGCCGGACGACGCCGTCGTCACCACCCTTCCGCCCGCGGACCTGCCGGAGATCGAGGACGGCGCCGGCGTCACCCAGTCCCCCTGA
- the thpR gene encoding RNA 2',3'-cyclic phosphodiesterase gives MRAFIALLPPAPVARELDALLEPRQDALAPRGHWRWTRPEHRHLTLAFLPELEEWREEALVEAGEEWAARALPVRLTLRGAGAFPDPAQARVLWAAVEQADPGSLQSWAQSLRALASRAGATVEGTRFAPHVTLARSVGRPRAAGHLVQALDTLHTSSWVADEVCLVRSELGQGPGGTPRYAVRHTWSLR, from the coding sequence GTGCGTGCCTTCATCGCCCTGCTGCCTCCCGCCCCCGTCGCCCGCGAGCTCGACGCCCTGCTCGAGCCGCGCCAGGACGCCCTGGCGCCTCGCGGCCACTGGCGCTGGACCCGGCCGGAGCACCGGCACCTCACGCTCGCCTTCCTCCCCGAGCTGGAGGAGTGGCGTGAGGAGGCCCTCGTCGAGGCCGGTGAGGAGTGGGCGGCCCGCGCCTTGCCGGTGCGGCTGACCCTGCGCGGCGCCGGTGCCTTCCCCGACCCGGCGCAGGCGCGGGTCCTCTGGGCGGCGGTGGAGCAGGCCGACCCGGGCTCGCTGCAGAGCTGGGCGCAGAGCCTGCGCGCGCTCGCCAGCCGGGCGGGTGCCACGGTCGAGGGCACGCGGTTCGCCCCGCACGTCACCCTCGCTCGGTCGGTCGGGCGACCCCGCGCCGCCGGCCACCTCGTGCAGGCGCTGGACACGCTGCATACCTCGTCGTGGGTCGCGGACGAGGTATGCCTGGTCCGCTCCGAGCTGGGCCAGGGCCCGGGCGGCACCCCGCGGTATGCCGTCCGCCACACCTGGTCCCTCCGCTGA
- a CDS encoding DsbA family protein, giving the protein MSEPAARSSDRTVVAIAWAVAAVVIALVVAFIAWLALGDREDASGPAGATATQSAVPEGGADGESAAGDEDGTAGEGTESGGATGEADRNATQDGDASSEGGAGAGAADPGATQQSPSPEVEQLLLDLQRRDPDDPMAVGDVDAPVVMIEYADYRCPYCARFHLEIRPELLPLVEDGTLRIEFRDFVIFEETSRLAAVAARAAAEQDRREEFQEAVFALSTEGHGEYGREELVAIAEEVGVADLEQFEADLDDEELLAAVEADSAEARSVGVSSTPTFLINTQVLQGAYPAERMLEIIEQEQQAALQR; this is encoded by the coding sequence GTGAGCGAGCCAGCAGCGCGCAGCAGTGACCGCACCGTCGTCGCGATCGCCTGGGCCGTGGCCGCCGTGGTCATCGCGCTGGTCGTCGCCTTCATCGCCTGGCTGGCGCTCGGTGACCGCGAGGACGCGTCCGGTCCGGCCGGAGCGACCGCCACGCAGAGCGCGGTCCCCGAGGGCGGAGCGGACGGCGAGAGCGCAGCCGGGGACGAGGACGGCACCGCAGGGGAGGGCACCGAGAGCGGCGGGGCCACCGGCGAGGCCGACCGCAACGCCACCCAGGACGGCGACGCGAGCTCGGAAGGGGGGGCAGGCGCTGGGGCGGCCGACCCCGGCGCCACCCAGCAGAGCCCCTCGCCGGAGGTCGAGCAGCTGCTGCTGGACCTGCAGCGCCGCGATCCGGACGACCCGATGGCGGTCGGTGACGTCGATGCCCCCGTCGTGATGATCGAGTACGCCGACTACCGCTGCCCCTACTGCGCCCGCTTCCACCTCGAGATCCGGCCCGAGCTGCTGCCGCTGGTCGAGGACGGCACGCTGCGCATCGAGTTCCGTGACTTCGTCATCTTCGAGGAGACCTCGCGGCTCGCCGCGGTCGCCGCCCGGGCCGCCGCGGAGCAGGATCGGCGCGAGGAGTTCCAGGAGGCGGTCTTCGCGTTGTCGACCGAGGGCCACGGCGAGTACGGCCGCGAGGAGCTCGTCGCGATCGCCGAGGAGGTGGGCGTCGCCGACCTGGAGCAGTTCGAGGCCGACCTGGACGACGAGGAGCTGCTGGCCGCTGTCGAGGCGGACTCGGCGGAGGCCCGCTCCGTGGGCGTGTCCTCGACCCCGACCTTCCTCATCAACACTCAGGTCCTGCAGGGCGCCTACCCGGCCGAGCGGATGCTCGAGATCATCGAGCAGGAGCAGCAGGCCGCTCTGCAGCGCTGA
- a CDS encoding DedA family protein — translation MPDLESYPFVGALAFLFLVALLRGQVTYALARLVTEQALRHTRPRGGTAASVHRWLDGEAVGRGRAVVQRWGLVAVSLCYLTVGLQTLVLAGAGTIRMPWARFTLAQLPGALAWAAIYATIGFAVWAAVIGAAVSGHPLLAGLVALVALAGVVTGHRLVRRRRRAAGETLSAAERPAAPAR, via the coding sequence ATGCCCGACCTCGAGTCCTACCCCTTCGTCGGTGCCCTGGCCTTTCTCTTCCTCGTGGCCCTGCTGCGTGGTCAGGTGACGTATGCGCTCGCGCGGCTCGTGACCGAGCAGGCGCTGCGGCACACCCGTCCGCGCGGTGGCACGGCGGCGTCGGTGCACCGGTGGCTGGACGGCGAGGCCGTGGGTCGCGGGCGGGCGGTGGTGCAGCGCTGGGGCCTGGTGGCGGTCTCCCTGTGCTACCTCACCGTCGGGCTGCAGACACTGGTGCTCGCAGGTGCGGGCACGATCCGTATGCCCTGGGCACGGTTCACCCTGGCGCAGCTGCCGGGCGCCCTGGCCTGGGCGGCGATCTACGCGACGATCGGCTTCGCGGTGTGGGCCGCCGTGATCGGGGCGGCGGTCAGCGGTCACCCGCTGCTCGCCGGGCTCGTGGCCCTGGTGGCCCTCGCAGGTGTGGTCACCGGGCACCGGCTGGTGCGCCGCCGCCGACGAGCGGCGGGAGAGACCCTCAGCGCTGCAGAGCGGCCTGCTGCTCCTGCTCGATGA
- a CDS encoding heme oxygenase (biliverdin-producing), with amino-acid sequence MTAPLSEALRDATATAHSAAERSAFVTDLVEGRACAAAFTALATQHLLIYRALEDVLHTHYAGHPLLAPVADRRLDRVPALRHDLEVLVGPDHEVRLADGRLPICVATSAYATTLRDRHTPEMVLANHYVRYLGDLSGGQIVARLVHRHYGVPTDGLTFYSFAGIDKPKVYKDGYRARLDQIPLTAVQREAVLEAAVQSFAANEAVFADLAAARTPLHSAAGVGG; translated from the coding sequence GTGACCGCACCCTTGTCCGAAGCCCTGCGCGACGCCACCGCGACGGCGCACTCCGCTGCCGAGCGCTCGGCCTTCGTCACGGACCTGGTCGAGGGCCGCGCCTGCGCGGCGGCCTTCACCGCGCTCGCGACCCAGCACCTGCTGATCTACCGGGCGCTGGAGGACGTGCTGCACACCCACTACGCCGGCCACCCGCTGCTGGCGCCCGTGGCCGACCGTCGTCTCGACCGCGTGCCCGCCCTGCGCCACGACCTGGAGGTCCTGGTCGGCCCGGACCACGAGGTGCGCCTGGCCGACGGGCGACTGCCGATCTGCGTCGCGACCTCCGCCTACGCGACCACCCTGCGGGACCGGCATACCCCGGAGATGGTCCTGGCCAACCACTACGTGCGTTACCTCGGTGACCTCTCGGGCGGGCAGATCGTGGCACGGCTGGTGCACCGCCACTACGGGGTGCCGACCGACGGGCTGACGTTCTACTCCTTCGCCGGGATCGACAAGCCCAAGGTCTACAAGGACGGCTACCGCGCCCGGCTGGACCAGATCCCTCTGACCGCGGTGCAGCGGGAGGCGGTCCTCGAGGCTGCGGTGCAGAGCTTCGCGGCGAACGAGGCGGTCTTCGCCGACCTGGCCGCGGCGCGGACCCCGTTGCACTCGGCGGCGGGGGTCGGCGGCTGA
- a CDS encoding carbamate kinase — protein sequence MRIVVALGGNALLERGQVPDAAAQVANIRRAMAALAPLTDDHQVVITHGNGPQVGILAMESADDARLSQPYPFDALGAMTQGLIGYWILQAIGNERPYRQFAAVLNQTLVDADDPAFSDPTKFVGEVYDEATAHELAGKHGWQVKADGEHWRRVVPSPRPREIIETRLIDHLLDESVIVVCAGGGGVPVVRTGTGDLRGVEAVIDKDLSAALLAHRLGADRLLVLTDVPAVMQGFGTDDAREIRRTTPEQLRALDLPAGSMGPKVEAVCRFVEVGGAGAAASIGSLEEVAALVEGSAGTYVSAQE from the coding sequence ATGAGGATCGTCGTCGCCCTCGGCGGGAACGCGCTGCTCGAGCGCGGGCAGGTGCCCGACGCCGCGGCGCAGGTCGCCAACATCCGGCGGGCGATGGCGGCGCTGGCGCCGCTCACCGACGACCACCAGGTCGTCATCACGCACGGCAACGGCCCGCAGGTCGGCATCCTGGCGATGGAGAGCGCGGACGACGCGCGGTTGAGCCAGCCCTACCCGTTCGACGCGCTCGGGGCGATGACGCAGGGGCTCATCGGCTACTGGATCCTGCAGGCGATCGGCAACGAGCGGCCCTACCGGCAGTTCGCCGCCGTCCTCAACCAGACCCTCGTCGACGCCGACGACCCGGCCTTCTCCGACCCGACGAAGTTCGTCGGGGAGGTCTACGACGAGGCGACGGCGCATGAGCTGGCCGGGAAGCACGGATGGCAGGTGAAGGCTGACGGCGAGCACTGGCGCCGCGTCGTCCCCTCGCCCCGGCCGCGCGAGATCATCGAGACCAGGCTCATCGACCACCTGCTCGACGAGTCGGTCATCGTCGTCTGCGCCGGCGGTGGCGGCGTGCCCGTCGTGCGGACGGGCACCGGCGACCTGCGCGGGGTCGAGGCGGTCATCGACAAGGACCTGTCCGCCGCGCTGCTGGCGCACCGGCTCGGCGCGGACCGGCTGCTCGTGCTCACCGACGTACCGGCCGTGATGCAGGGCTTCGGCACGGACGACGCGCGGGAGATCCGACGCACCACCCCCGAGCAGCTGCGGGCGCTCGACCTCCCGGCCGGGTCGATGGGTCCCAAGGTCGAGGCGGTATGCCGCTTCGTCGAGGTCGGCGGCGCCGGCGCGGCAGCCTCGATCGGCAGCCTGGAGGAGGTCGCCGCGCTCGTCGAGGGCTCCGCCGGGACCTACGTCAGCGCGCAGGAGTGA
- a CDS encoding YciI family protein, with amino-acid sequence MSLFVVHYTYSDDTAARDQHRPAHREFLGGLAAEGTALLSGPYATIEEAPDAALLILRAESAADLAELLREDPFQQLGLVEQVAIREWTPVLGAWFDGALAGEV; translated from the coding sequence ATGAGCCTCTTCGTCGTGCACTACACCTACTCCGACGACACCGCGGCGCGCGACCAGCACCGGCCGGCGCACCGTGAGTTCCTGGGCGGGCTGGCGGCCGAGGGCACCGCCCTGCTCAGCGGTCCCTACGCGACGATCGAGGAGGCGCCCGACGCCGCGCTGCTCATCCTGCGGGCCGAGAGCGCGGCCGACCTGGCCGAGCTGCTGCGGGAGGACCCGTTCCAGCAGCTGGGGCTGGTCGAGCAGGTGGCGATCCGGGAGTGGACGCCGGTGCTGGGGGCGTGGTTCGACGGGGCGCTCGCGGGCGAGGTGTAG
- a CDS encoding CopG family transcriptional regulator, whose protein sequence is MTDKAQFNVYLPRDLITEIKHRGIDEAISLSALVEKALRAYLVSSEGEQK, encoded by the coding sequence ATGACCGACAAGGCGCAGTTCAACGTCTACCTCCCCCGGGACCTCATCACCGAGATCAAGCACCGCGGCATCGACGAGGCGATCAGCCTGTCCGCGCTCGTCGAGAAGGCGCTCCGGGCCTACCTCGTCTCGAGCGAAGGAGAGCAGAAGTGA
- a CDS encoding glyoxalase/bleomycin resistance/dioxygenase family protein, giving the protein MITDLTAQPIRFTSDLPAWQRLLETLGGHLVYERPGWLVYAVGSGRVALHAASEQQPAGVCALALSTTTPLPEAVAAAAAAGVPITLGHPDHGEAGMVEAPDGTSFTLDSPTPVEREGGVSDRRLAALPIWYGPDTAMITGVLEGIGARPRTVADDGIWTDLRCEGGGLVAAHRDESPAVELAFEWDGDVEEALALLTEAGIEAVLIDETYSRTVQIADPDGRKEIWVNERMTDLYGYTRT; this is encoded by the coding sequence GTGATCACCGACCTCACCGCCCAGCCCATCCGCTTCACCTCGGACCTCCCCGCCTGGCAGCGACTCCTGGAGACCCTCGGCGGGCACCTCGTCTATGAGCGCCCCGGCTGGCTGGTGTATGCCGTCGGCTCGGGCCGCGTCGCGCTCCACGCCGCGAGCGAGCAACAGCCGGCCGGGGTGTGCGCCCTCGCCCTCTCGACGACGACGCCCCTCCCCGAGGCGGTGGCCGCGGCCGCAGCGGCCGGCGTGCCGATCACGCTCGGCCACCCGGACCACGGCGAGGCGGGCATGGTCGAGGCGCCCGACGGGACCAGCTTCACCCTCGACTCGCCCACCCCGGTGGAACGCGAGGGCGGTGTGAGCGACCGGAGGCTGGCGGCCCTGCCGATCTGGTACGGCCCGGACACGGCGATGATCACCGGGGTGCTCGAGGGCATCGGTGCGCGCCCGCGCACGGTCGCGGACGACGGCATCTGGACCGACCTGCGCTGCGAGGGCGGCGGCCTTGTCGCCGCGCACCGGGACGAGTCACCGGCGGTCGAGCTGGCCTTCGAGTGGGACGGTGACGTCGAGGAGGCGCTGGCACTGCTCACCGAGGCGGGGATCGAGGCCGTGCTCATCGACGAGACCTACAGCCGCACGGTCCAGATCGCCGACCCCGACGGCCGCAAGGAGATCTGGGTCAACGAGCGCATGACGGACCTCTACGGCTACACCCGCACCTGA
- a CDS encoding trans-sulfuration enzyme family protein: MTPHDGEALAPGTRAVSLGRPAREPGAPVNVPVTFTSTYAADGAVDYARDGNPTWDALEEVLGSLEGGDALVFASGMGAIAATMSLVPVGGVVVAPTHVYNGTTGQLADREAVGALTQRRVDPEDVAAIVDACEGADVLHLESPSNPMMEVTDVAAVVRGLVERYGEDRPVVVCDNTFATPLAQQPLTWGADVVVHSATKYLAGHSDALFGALVVSGERPDLLQRLHTHRTLYGAIPGPMETFLVLRGVRTLHLRLERAEANARELVARLEEHPVVQRVRYPGFGGMVSVEVAGGVERAEAICAATRLWVHSTSLGGVESQIERRRRHALEVETVPETLLRLSVGVEDVEDLWADLARALDAAPR; this comes from the coding sequence ATGACCCCCCACGACGGCGAGGCGCTCGCCCCCGGCACCCGCGCCGTGTCCCTCGGGCGGCCGGCCCGAGAGCCCGGCGCCCCGGTCAACGTGCCGGTGACCTTCACCTCGACGTATGCCGCGGACGGCGCGGTCGACTACGCCCGTGACGGCAACCCGACATGGGACGCCCTGGAGGAGGTGCTCGGGTCGCTGGAGGGGGGCGACGCGTTGGTCTTCGCCTCCGGGATGGGTGCGATCGCGGCGACCATGTCGCTGGTCCCGGTCGGTGGCGTGGTCGTCGCGCCGACGCACGTCTACAACGGCACCACCGGCCAGCTGGCCGACCGCGAGGCCGTCGGCGCGCTCACCCAGCGGCGGGTCGACCCCGAGGACGTCGCGGCGATCGTCGACGCCTGCGAGGGGGCGGACGTGCTGCACCTGGAGTCGCCGTCCAACCCGATGATGGAGGTCACCGATGTGGCGGCGGTCGTGCGCGGGCTGGTCGAGCGGTACGGCGAGGACCGGCCCGTCGTGGTGTGCGACAACACCTTCGCGACGCCGCTGGCGCAGCAGCCGCTGACCTGGGGTGCCGACGTGGTGGTGCACTCGGCGACGAAGTATCTCGCCGGGCACTCGGACGCGCTCTTCGGCGCCCTGGTCGTCTCGGGGGAGCGGCCCGACCTGCTGCAGCGGCTGCATACGCACCGCACGCTCTACGGCGCGATCCCGGGCCCGATGGAGACCTTCCTCGTGCTGCGCGGGGTGCGGACGCTGCACCTGCGGCTGGAGCGCGCCGAGGCCAACGCGCGCGAGCTCGTCGCACGGCTGGAGGAGCACCCGGTCGTGCAGCGGGTGCGCTACCCCGGCTTCGGCGGCATGGTGTCGGTCGAGGTCGCCGGGGGCGTCGAGCGGGCCGAGGCGATCTGTGCCGCGACCCGGCTGTGGGTGCACTCGACCAGCCTCGGCGGGGTGGAGAGCCAGATCGAGCGTCGCCGCCGCCACGCGCTGGAGGTCGAGACGGTCCCCGAGACGCTGCTCCGCCTCTCGGTCGGCGTCGAGGACGTCGAGGACCTCTGGGCCGACCTCGCCCGCGCGCTCGACGCGGCTCCGCGCTGA
- a CDS encoding CGNR zinc finger domain-containing protein — MALQGAAGLVNTRSGAGSGSDHLPSEQAVRARAEGLDTLTSAAELQDFASTWGWSGRPPTDRAGVERVRALRPRLAQLWDLDEPGVVDLVNTLLAQERAVPQLVDHDGWGWHLHGVPDDAPFATRMAVEAAMAMIDVVRADELQRLRRCGADDCDGVLVDLSRNRSKRFCSTTCGNRVAAAAYRERRSGED, encoded by the coding sequence GTGGCGCTGCAGGGCGCGGCCGGGCTGGTCAACACCCGCAGCGGGGCCGGCAGCGGCAGCGACCACCTGCCCTCCGAGCAGGCCGTGCGCGCCCGGGCGGAGGGGCTCGACACCCTCACCAGCGCCGCCGAGCTGCAGGACTTCGCCTCGACGTGGGGCTGGTCGGGGCGGCCGCCCACGGACCGGGCCGGGGTCGAGCGGGTCCGCGCCCTGCGTCCGCGGCTGGCCCAGCTCTGGGACCTCGACGAGCCGGGGGTGGTCGACCTCGTCAACACGCTGCTCGCCCAGGAGCGGGCGGTCCCGCAGCTGGTCGACCACGACGGGTGGGGCTGGCACCTGCACGGCGTCCCCGACGACGCCCCTTTCGCCACCCGCATGGCGGTCGAGGCGGCGATGGCGATGATCGACGTCGTGCGCGCCGACGAGCTGCAGCGGCTGCGCCGGTGCGGCGCCGACGACTGCGACGGGGTCCTGGTCGACCTCTCCCGCAACCGGTCCAAGCGCTTCTGCAGCACCACCTGCGGCAACCGGGTCGCCGCCGCGGCCTATCGTGAGCGGCGAAGCGGCGAGGACTGA
- a CDS encoding DUF4230 domain-containing protein, with translation MKGRVLGVVAMIPVVLLALVGGVTLLTDWRPSLNPFVEEEIDRTGPSVLQSLTEISDFHAASAYYETVVDLERDTRFVPGWISGERVLYVGKGTVDAVVDFSALDERRVQVDEESGAVRVRLPEPSVGDPVLDLEESYVVSVDRGITNRFRGSDLEQEAQRVAVAQMSEAAEGTGPLVELAESNTIAMLEGLLEALGHEDVSVTFAG, from the coding sequence ATGAAGGGTCGTGTGCTCGGTGTCGTGGCGATGATCCCCGTGGTGCTGCTGGCCCTGGTCGGCGGCGTCACCCTGCTCACCGACTGGCGCCCCTCGCTCAACCCCTTCGTCGAGGAGGAGATCGACCGGACCGGGCCCTCGGTGCTGCAGTCGCTCACCGAGATCAGCGACTTCCACGCGGCCAGCGCCTACTACGAGACCGTCGTCGACCTGGAGCGGGACACCCGCTTCGTGCCCGGCTGGATCAGCGGAGAGCGGGTGCTCTACGTCGGCAAGGGCACGGTCGACGCGGTGGTCGACTTCAGCGCGCTCGACGAGCGCCGGGTGCAGGTCGACGAGGAGAGCGGCGCGGTCCGGGTGCGGCTCCCGGAGCCGAGCGTCGGCGACCCCGTGTTGGACCTCGAGGAGAGCTACGTCGTCAGCGTCGACCGGGGGATCACCAACCGCTTCCGTGGCTCGGACCTGGAGCAGGAGGCGCAGCGGGTCGCGGTGGCGCAGATGAGCGAGGCCGCCGAGGGGACGGGGCCGCTGGTCGAGCTCGCCGAGAGCAACACGATCGCCATGCTCGAGGGGCTGCTGGAGGCCCTGGGGCACGAGGACGTGAGCGTCACCTTCGCCGGCTGA
- a CDS encoding S10 family peptidase, giving the protein MSDETTKDATHNGSTGTGTTDRPEPRDVLVETRHTIGTADGDLTYTARTGRIVIREEEVKDDVFQGWTPRGELAVTAYTVTDEDGKPDVARPITFVFNGGPGSSSVWLHLGVLGPRIAVAGEPNEPTPPPYALADNPETLLRASDLVFIDPMSTGWSRAVEGGKAKDFHGWKKDVEQVAELIRLWCTREDRWMSPKFLAGESYGTTRAVSVAEHLFTNFGMQLNGLVLISSVLDFGTQDFRFLRFDEACLSYLPTYAAIAHYHGKHEGRELAEVLGEAEELAAGAYRWALARGNRLTDDERAEVAAQVARLTGLSQDYVERCDLRPEHWRFCTELLRDRGETVGRIDGRIRGVLHSGIAEGMDADPSIDAIMGPYAAAIHHYLRAELRSELDLPYAVFSDAIEHWSYKEFEGRPINVVDKLERVMRANPHLRVRFEYGYYDLATPYAAAEDTVAHLRLPDAALDRIEHAWFETGHMPYVGETSRVEEAEGITDFVRRAATAGS; this is encoded by the coding sequence ATGAGCGACGAGACCACCAAGGACGCCACACATAACGGTTCAACCGGCACGGGGACGACGGACCGGCCCGAGCCGCGCGACGTCCTGGTCGAGACGCGGCACACGATCGGCACCGCCGACGGCGACCTGACGTATACCGCCCGCACCGGACGCATCGTCATCCGCGAGGAGGAGGTCAAGGACGACGTCTTCCAGGGCTGGACGCCGCGCGGCGAGCTGGCGGTCACGGCCTACACCGTCACCGACGAGGACGGGAAGCCCGACGTCGCCCGCCCGATCACCTTCGTCTTCAACGGCGGCCCCGGGTCGAGCTCGGTGTGGCTGCACCTGGGCGTGCTCGGTCCGCGCATCGCGGTCGCGGGCGAGCCGAACGAGCCGACCCCGCCGCCCTACGCCCTCGCGGACAACCCCGAGACGCTGCTGCGCGCCTCCGACCTGGTCTTCATCGACCCCATGTCGACCGGGTGGTCGCGCGCGGTCGAGGGCGGCAAGGCCAAGGACTTCCACGGCTGGAAGAAGGACGTCGAGCAGGTCGCCGAGCTGATCCGGCTGTGGTGCACCCGCGAGGACCGGTGGATGAGCCCGAAGTTCCTGGCCGGCGAGTCCTACGGCACCACCCGGGCGGTGTCGGTGGCCGAGCACCTCTTCACGAACTTCGGTATGCAGCTCAACGGGTTGGTCCTCATCTCCAGCGTGCTCGACTTCGGCACCCAGGACTTCCGCTTCCTGCGGTTCGACGAGGCGTGCCTGTCCTACCTCCCGACGTATGCCGCGATCGCGCACTACCACGGCAAGCACGAGGGCAGGGAGCTCGCCGAGGTGCTCGGTGAGGCCGAGGAGCTGGCGGCGGGGGCATACCGCTGGGCGCTGGCGCGGGGCAACCGGCTCACCGACGACGAGCGTGCCGAGGTCGCCGCGCAGGTGGCGCGCCTGACCGGGCTGTCGCAGGACTACGTCGAGCGCTGCGACCTGCGCCCCGAGCACTGGCGCTTCTGCACCGAGCTGCTGCGCGACCGGGGCGAGACGGTCGGCCGGATCGACGGCCGGATCCGGGGTGTCCTGCACTCCGGGATCGCCGAGGGCATGGACGCCGACCCGAGCATCGACGCGATCATGGGCCCGTACGCCGCCGCGATCCACCACTACCTGCGGGCCGAGCTGCGCTCCGAGCTGGACCTGCCCTACGCCGTCTTCTCGGACGCGATCGAGCACTGGTCCTACAAGGAGTTCGAGGGCAGGCCGATCAACGTCGTCGACAAGCTGGAGCGGGTCATGCGCGCCAACCCGCACCTGCGGGTCCGCTTCGAGTACGGCTACTACGACCTCGCGACGCCGTATGCCGCCGCCGAGGACACGGTCGCGCACCTGCGCCTGCCGGACGCGGCGCTGGACCGGATCGAGCACGCGTGGTTCGAGACCGGTCACATGCCCTACGTCGGCGAGACCTCGCGGGTCGAGGAGGCCGAGGGCATCACCGACTTCGTCCGGCGCGCGGCGACCGCCGGCAGCTAG